In uncultured Bacteroides sp., the following proteins share a genomic window:
- a CDS encoding DUF4907 domain-containing protein, which yields MKNKKKIIIYGIISIFVLVAVFVGMNIKRSPKMELQVITVKDGYGYQIKEGDRILIDQPVIPAITEEKAFKSREDAQKVGEIVLQRVKNHTDFSVTVSELRKLNIE from the coding sequence ATGAAGAATAAGAAAAAGATTATTATTTATGGTATCATAAGCATATTCGTACTTGTTGCAGTATTCGTAGGGATGAACATTAAACGTTCTCCCAAAATGGAATTACAAGTAATAACAGTAAAAGACGGATATGGATATCAGATAAAAGAGGGAGATCGGATTTTAATTGATCAACCTGTTATTCCGGCAATCACAGAAGAGAAAGCTTTTAAAAGCCGGGAAGACGCACAAAAAGTTGGAGAGATAGTTCTGCAACGCGTCAAGAATCATACGGATTTTTCCGTTACAGTTTCGGAGTTGCGAAAACTCAATATAGAATAG